The genomic segment TTTTTTCAAAGTTAGCTCAAATGCGCGACATCATTGATTTTTTCTATTATGAATTTTATATCATTTTCATTTTGGATGTAACGCACGATATTAATAGATGTATTGCGCATCGATTCGCTTCTACCTGTTTCACGATGGTTTTGCCAAGTGGCTCCGTTGAATAATGCCATTAATAAACGAATTGTGTGTCCATGTGAAACGATGAGAATATTGCCATGATTATGAATTGTGGCAATGTCATGAATTGCTTTCATTGCTCGTTCAGCGACTTGTTCCCAAGTTTCACCGCCATTGGTTTCTGCTTTATAGTTAGCGGGATCTTCAAGCATGGTTTTGAATTCGTTTAATTCTCGAATAAGGTTGATATCTTGACCTTCCCAGCTACCAAATCCTTGTTCATTTAATCCATTATGTTGAAACAGTGGAATATTTCGTGTACCGAGAATATGATTAGCTGTATCAATGGTTCGTTGTAAGCAACTTGAATAAGCCGCGATAAATGGCACACCCGCTAATGCTTTGCCTGTTAATATTGCACCTTTAACGCCTTCTTCGGTTAAATGAGAATTACCAGAGCCTTGCATTAAGCCTTGATCATTCCAAACGGTTCTTCCGTGCCGAATTAAGTAAAATGTAAGTTCTTTTTGCATAATGATTCCTTTGTTTAACACATTAAGTGTACATCAAACTTAACGGGATTAAAATGAAAAATCCTTTGCAAGTTGTGTCTAAAACGCATATCCTAATCACAGTTTTTTGCACGAGAATGGATGTTTTTTATGCAGTCAAAAGCCAAATATCGTAAAGATTATAAAACCCCTGATTTTACTGTTACCGATATTTTTCTTGATTTTCAACTCGATCCCAATCATACCGTTGTGACGGCAATCTCAAAATTCCAACGTTTAAATCATGAAAGTACAACATTGCGGTTAGATGGTCATAGTTTTCAATTTGCCTCTATCAAGTTTAATGGAGAAGACTTTACCGCTTACAAACAAGATGGTGAAGGATTAACTTTAGATTTAAGCGCACAAAGTGCGGATCAATTTGAGTTAGAAATTGTCACAAATTTAGTACCGGCGACGAATACCACGTTGCAGGGGCTTTACCAATCCGGTGAAGGTATTTGTACCCAATGTGAAGCAGAAGGTTTTCGTCAAATTACTTATTTCTTAGACCGTCCTGATGTTTTGGCGCGTTACAGTGTACGGATTACTGCAGATAAATCGCGCTATCCATTCTTACTTTCCAATGGTAATCGTATAGCAAGTGGAGAATTAGATAACGATTATCATTGGGTAGAATGGCAAGATCCTTTCCCGAAACCGAGCTATTTATTTGCCCTTGTCGCGGGTGACTTTGATTTATTGAAAGACAGTTTTACCACGAAAAGCGGACGTCAAGTTGCACTTGAATTATATGTTGACCGTGGCAATTTAGATCGTGCTGATTGGGCGATGCATAGCTTGAAGAAATCGATGAAGTGGGATGAAGAACGTTTCGGTTTAGAATATGATTTGGATATTTATATGATCGTGGCGGTAGATTTCTTCAATATGGGAGCAATGGAAAATAAAGGTTTGAACGTCTTTAATTCAAAATTTGTGCTGGCTAATCCACAAACTGCTACAGATGATGATTATTTGTCGATTGAATCCGTGATTGGGCATGAATATTTCCATAATTGGACGGGAAATCGTGTAACCTGCCGCGATTGGTTTCAATTGAGTTTAAAAGAAGGCTTAACTGTATTCCGCGATCAAGAATTTTCATCGGATTCCGGGTCACGTGCGGTCAATCGAATTAATAATGTAAAATTACTGCGTACAGCCCAATTTGCTGAAGATGCAAGTCCAATGGCACACCCAATTCGCCCTGAAAAAGTGATGGAAATGAATAATTTCTACACCATGACAGTATATGAAAAAGGGGCGGAAGTGATCCGAATGATGCATACCTTGTTGGGGGAAAAAGGCTTCCAAGCAGGAATGAAGCTTTATATAGCAGAAAATGATGGCAAAGCCGCAACCTGTGAGAATTTTGTTTCGGCTATGGAACGTGCATCAGGTGTGGATTTAACACAATTTCGTCGATGGTATAGTCAATCTGGCACGCCAGAATTGAGTATTTCTGATAGCTATGATGAAAAGATGCATCGCTACCAACTTATGGTGTCACAAATGACGCCGCCTACAGCGGATCAAATGGACAAAGCGAATTTACATATTCCCCTTAAAATCGCGTTATACGATCAAAATGGTATGCCACAAATGCTGGTGAATAATGGGGAAGTGGTCAATGATGTGTTAAATGTGACACAAAGAGAACAACTCTTTGAATTCCATGATATCAAAACACGCCCAGTGCCTGCATTGCTTTGTGATTTTTCTGCGCCTGTAAAATTGGATTATGATTATACGACTGAGCAGTTAATTACCTTGCTTAAATATGCGAAAAACGAATTTGTACGTTGGGATGCGATGCAAATGTTGTTTTCACAAGAGTTACGCCGTAACTTAAACTTGTATCAAGAAGAACAACCGTTCGAATTTTCTCAAGAAATTTTGACCGCACTTGCTTATGTGTTAGCGCATTATCAGCAAAATATTGAACTGACAACGCTGATTCTCACCTTACCAAAAGAAACGGAATTTGCTGAAACATTTAAAATCATTGATCCTGAAGGGATTTTTGTGGTACGCGATTTTATGCAACGTCACATCGCAGCAAGTTTAAAAGAACAGTTATTGGATGTGTATAATCAAATTCGTTTAACAGAATATCGTATTAATACACAGGATATTGCTTTGCGCGGTTTGCGTAATGTGTGTTTACAGTATCTTGCTTTTACTGAAACAGGTAATATGCTCGTGAATAAGCATTATTTATATGCAAATAATATGACTGATAGCTTGAGTGCTTTAAATGCGGCAGTTAAAGCACAATTGATGTGTCGTGATAATTTGTTACGTGATTTTGAAGAAAAATGGCATCAAGATGGTCTTGTGATGGATAAATGGTTTGCGCTACAAGCCACTCGTCCAGATCCAAATGTATTGGATATCGTACAACAATTAATGACGCATCCAAGCTTTAACTTTAACAACCCTAATCGTTTACGTGCATTAGTGGGGAGTTTTATTAATCAAAATCCACGTGCATTCCATACGATTGATGGTTCAGGCTATCGTTTCTTAACGGATGTATTGCTTAAACTGAACGACAGTAATCCGCAAGTGGCGGCACGTTTAATTGAACCATTAATTCGTTTTGGTCGCTATGATGGACAGCGTCAGACTCTCATGAAACGCGCCTTAGAGCGGTTAAATGAAATTGAAAACTTATCAAAAGATTTATTTGAGAAAATTGAGAAAGCATTGAATTCGTAATAAAAATGCGAAAATTTTGACCGCACTTTTTTATTATTGGAACCGGAGAACCTGTTCTCTCGGTATCTATTTAACTTGGAGCAAGAAGATAAAACGATGTTATACCCTTTGATTAAAAAAGGCATTTTTGCGTTAGAACCAGAAACTGCACATGATTTGGCAATTCAAGCACTTAAAATTGCAGATTATCCTGTGTGTAATCAGATAATGAAAGCATTGCTTGCCTGTCCGAAAGGTACTGAAAAAACAGTGATGGGCGTGAAATTTAAAAATCCAATTGGTTTGGCTGCTGGCGCGGATAAAAATGCGGAAGCGATTGATGGGTTTGGTGCTATGGGCTTTGGTTTTATTGAGGTTGGTACGGTTACGCCATTAGCTCAGGACGGTAATGCGAAACCACGCCAATTCCGTATCATTGAAGCGGAAGGTATTATTAATCGTAATGGCTTTAATAATAATGGTATTGATTATTTGATTGAGAATGTCAAAAAAGCTCGTTTTGACGGTACAATTGGAATCAATATTGGTAAAAATAAAATTACCCCTATTGAGCATGGTAAAGACGATTATATTTTTTGTTTAAACAAAGCATATAATTATGCCGATTATATTACTATCAATATTTCATCACCTAATACGCCTGACTTGCGTACATTACAATATGGTGATGCATTAGATGATTTGCTAAAAGGGATTAAAGAACGTCAAAAAATTCTTGCAGATCAATATAATAAATATGTCCCTATTGCTGTAAAAATTGCACCTGATTTGACGCAAGCCGAACTCATTCAAATTGCAGACACGTTACGTCGTCACAACATGGATGGTGTCATTGCAACTAATACAACTATTTCGCGTGATACAGTTACCGGTTTAATGAATGCCACAGAAATTGGTGGCTTAAGTGGTAAACCGTTACAACATAAAAGTACAGAAATTATTCGTCAGTTGCACCAAGAATTAAAAGGGGAAATTCCAATTATTGGTAGTGGTGGTATTGACAGTGTGCAGAATGCGCAAGAAAAAATCGCTGCTGGCGCAGAATTATTACAGGTCTATTCAGGGTTGATTTATCACGGTCCTGCATTAGTGAAACAGTTAGTGAAAGCGATCAAATGACAGAAATAATTTACGATTTACACTGTCATAGTACAGCATCTGACGGTATTTTAACGCCAACGGAATTAGTTCAACGTGCTTTTGAACAAGGTGTTAACGTTCTTGCATTAACCGATCATGATAGTATTTCTGGTATTCCTGAAGCAAAAAAACACGCTGAAAAATGTGGAATAGTGCTTATTAACGGTGTAGAAATTTCTACAGAATGGGAAAATCGTGGTATCCATATTGTTGGTTTAGATTTTGATCAAACTTCCGTCGAAATGACCGCACTTTTGACTCAACAAGCACAAACTCGTTATCGTCGCGCGGTAGAAATTGGTGAAAAACTGGAAAAAATCGGTGTATCGAATGCTTTTGAAGGCGCAAAAAGTTTAGCGAATGGGGAAGTGACTCGTGCTCATTATGCGCGTTATTTAGTACAAATTGGTAAAGTTTCTAATGAAAACCAAGCATTCAAAAAGTACCTTTCTCAAGGCAAAGCTTGTTATGTAAAATCGGCGTG from the [Actinobacillus] rossii genome contains:
- the cobC_2 gene encoding phosphoglycerate mutase, encoding MQKELTFYLIRHGRTVWNDQGLMQGSGNSHLTEEGVKGAILTGKALAGVPFIAAYSSCLQRTIDTANHILGTRNIPLFQHNGLNEQGFGSWEGQDINLIRELNEFKTMLEDPANYKAETNGGETWEQVAERAMKAIHDIATIHNHGNILIVSHGHTIRLLMALFNGATWQNHRETGRSESMRNTSINIVRYIQNENDIKFIIEKINDVAHLS
- the pepN gene encoding aminopeptidase N, whose protein sequence is MQSKAKYRKDYKTPDFTVTDIFLDFQLDPNHTVVTAISKFQRLNHESTTLRLDGHSFQFASIKFNGEDFTAYKQDGEGLTLDLSAQSADQFELEIVTNLVPATNTTLQGLYQSGEGICTQCEAEGFRQITYFLDRPDVLARYSVRITADKSRYPFLLSNGNRIASGELDNDYHWVEWQDPFPKPSYLFALVAGDFDLLKDSFTTKSGRQVALELYVDRGNLDRADWAMHSLKKSMKWDEERFGLEYDLDIYMIVAVDFFNMGAMENKGLNVFNSKFVLANPQTATDDDYLSIESVIGHEYFHNWTGNRVTCRDWFQLSLKEGLTVFRDQEFSSDSGSRAVNRINNVKLLRTAQFAEDASPMAHPIRPEKVMEMNNFYTMTVYEKGAEVIRMMHTLLGEKGFQAGMKLYIAENDGKAATCENFVSAMERASGVDLTQFRRWYSQSGTPELSISDSYDEKMHRYQLMVSQMTPPTADQMDKANLHIPLKIALYDQNGMPQMLVNNGEVVNDVLNVTQREQLFEFHDIKTRPVPALLCDFSAPVKLDYDYTTEQLITLLKYAKNEFVRWDAMQMLFSQELRRNLNLYQEEQPFEFSQEILTALAYVLAHYQQNIELTTLILTLPKETEFAETFKIIDPEGIFVVRDFMQRHIAASLKEQLLDVYNQIRLTEYRINTQDIALRGLRNVCLQYLAFTETGNMLVNKHYLYANNMTDSLSALNAAVKAQLMCRDNLLRDFEEKWHQDGLVMDKWFALQATRPDPNVLDIVQQLMTHPSFNFNNPNRLRALVGSFINQNPRAFHTIDGSGYRFLTDVLLKLNDSNPQVAARLIEPLIRFGRYDGQRQTLMKRALERLNEIENLSKDLFEKIEKALNS
- the pyrD gene encoding dihydroorotate dehydrogenase 2 → MLYPLIKKGIFALEPETAHDLAIQALKIADYPVCNQIMKALLACPKGTEKTVMGVKFKNPIGLAAGADKNAEAIDGFGAMGFGFIEVGTVTPLAQDGNAKPRQFRIIEAEGIINRNGFNNNGIDYLIENVKKARFDGTIGINIGKNKITPIEHGKDDYIFCLNKAYNYADYITINISSPNTPDLRTLQYGDALDDLLKGIKERQKILADQYNKYVPIAVKIAPDLTQAELIQIADTLRRHNMDGVIATNTTISRDTVTGLMNATEIGGLSGKPLQHKSTEIIRQLHQELKGEIPIIGSGGIDSVQNAQEKIAAGAELLQVYSGLIYHGPALVKQLVKAIK
- the trpH gene encoding metal-dependent phosphoesterase; this translates as MTEIIYDLHCHSTASDGILTPTELVQRAFEQGVNVLALTDHDSISGIPEAKKHAEKCGIVLINGVEISTEWENRGIHIVGLDFDQTSVEMTALLTQQAQTRYRRAVEIGEKLEKIGVSNAFEGAKSLANGEVTRAHYARYLVQIGKVSNENQAFKKYLSQGKACYVKSAWVDIPTAIQVIHQAGGLAVLAHPLRYTMTNRWLKRLIAEFKAWGGDAMEVAGAGQTADQRHLLARWAKEYDLLGSVGSDFHFPCGWIELGKSLWLPENVDPIWHRFKQ